From one Rhizobium sp. CIAT894 genomic stretch:
- a CDS encoding ABC transporter permease subunit has product MLKWTRFNIVSVTLGFAFLYLPIVLLVIFSFNESKLVTVWGGFSTKWYVSLLSNQGLLDAAWVTIRVGLLSATLATILGTMAALTLVRYTRFRGRMLFSGMIYAPLVMPDVITGLSLLLLFVAIGFDRGFWTITLAHTTLTMCFVAVVVQSRLLSFDRSIEEAAQDLGAPPVRTFFEITLPIIAPAVISGWILAFTLSLDDLVIASFTSGPGATTLPMRIYSQVRLGVTPEINAVCTILIGIVTVGVICASIVTKRREIQRERDERAAAAVA; this is encoded by the coding sequence ATGCTGAAATGGACCCGTTTCAACATCGTCTCCGTCACGCTCGGCTTTGCCTTCCTCTATCTGCCGATCGTCCTTCTGGTGATCTTCTCCTTCAACGAATCGAAGCTCGTCACCGTCTGGGGCGGCTTCTCCACCAAGTGGTATGTCTCGTTGCTCTCGAACCAGGGCCTGCTCGACGCCGCCTGGGTGACGATCCGCGTCGGCCTGCTGTCGGCGACGCTCGCCACCATCCTCGGCACGATGGCGGCGCTGACGCTGGTGCGCTACACGCGTTTTCGCGGCCGCATGCTGTTTTCCGGCATGATCTACGCGCCGCTCGTCATGCCTGACGTCATCACCGGCCTGTCGCTGCTGCTGCTCTTCGTCGCGATCGGCTTCGACCGCGGTTTCTGGACGATCACGCTGGCCCATACGACGCTCACCATGTGCTTCGTCGCCGTCGTCGTCCAGTCGCGCCTGCTGAGCTTCGATCGGTCGATCGAGGAAGCGGCCCAGGATCTCGGCGCGCCGCCGGTGCGCACCTTTTTCGAGATCACCCTGCCGATCATCGCGCCTGCCGTGATCTCGGGCTGGATCCTTGCCTTCACCCTGTCGCTCGACGATCTGGTGATCGCGAGTTTCACCTCGGGGCCGGGCGCCACCACGCTGCCGATGCGGATCTACAGCCAGGTCCGCCTCGGCGTGACACCCGAGATCAACGCGGTCTGCACGATCCTGATCGGCATCGTCACGGTCGGCGTCATCTGCGCCTCGATCGTCACCAAGCGCCGGGAAATCCAGCGCGAGCGGGACGAGCGTGCGGCCGCCGCCGTCGCTTAA